The Penicillium oxalicum strain HP7-1 chromosome IV, whole genome shotgun sequence genome contains a region encoding:
- a CDS encoding Pumilio domain-containing protein, producing MLPVSRPEGQMAFNYNPTTQSMSGTSTGRNSPSDLAGPGTSKTPFGSSSSIGASRLGAGSPSHDLGTRLYPKRAREIQAQEGLPASIWGPPTSGHSTPLRENIPESPSQDSFPDLMPSTNGSMTASGRRARAGTVPSRFPPMGTLNEVETQQPFISQTSRPTPSTSPFRPPGVTGMDPGAGIAASSAASNPTMLSRLRAGSMPQRNSLLGAGGPFGSSVFSSGWPSSGRDRATTLTSIRSSEGPASPSQSSFSQDTADVRTLDYLGLAETPQQPRASLSRPSVEQLIHQQQQQQQASALPPLLAELAMMKSNNRFRSYSVNAKEKYADDEDMEYESRYSGVPSGTLTPNAATAAAQLAATQAQIHQHNLAVQAFASHASVNRPRARTAGILEAPPQRSSIRNYLATPSRLENSFTPSDLHISESGEYDDLAEAVQLMHLGTAGGQTVGVRAIGETGDENNQDGPTRALWIGSIPVSTTVTSLDAIFGMYGKIESTRVLTHKNCGFVNFERIESAVQAKSLLNGKEIFPGAGPVRIGYAKVPGTSATGTPGANGIQSSPTPDPNFKSAMAPEALDQSSKFGAVPKIPALIDLLPEMIQIVQEFGASEEDASNITNTIQSAISFEAFEDEIPAVAEPSQARMFDAPRLRDIRKRIDNGACSIQEIEETATSMLPEVAELSSDYLGNTVVQKLFEFCSEGTKEEMLARIAPHLAEIGVHKNGTWAAQKIIDVAKSPTQMNMIVEALRPYTVPLFLDQYGNYVLQCCLRFGAPYNDFIFETMLSRMWEVAQGRFGARAMRACLESHHATKDQQRALAAAIALHSVQLATNANGALLLTWFLDTCTFPHRRTVLAPRLVPHLVHLCTHKVAYLTVLKVINQRNEPDARDIVLKALFFSPGDEVLEKILSDQSSGATLIFKVLTTPFFDEKMRAEVVKNVAKVLTKLKASPSQGYKRLMDEVGLSSRGSGREHHHAREAHGVSHPSPPEKAQHRQPPRHVNPNFPVQPSTDRQFGSPFGPNIIGQAPDSRPMTADQSNIPLDAYGANGLNGFAGPLNGLGGMNGFDPNVPLTQQQLQYQAYLAAQGRGVSPAAMYPNVPSSNFGYPTASPSVENLRSLQNQQLPPLSVVPSAMNSTSMMSQSSYSPQQYSPVVNPGQMYQYPPQYYAQSQPVPGQSNGSRRGRR from the exons ATGCTTCCAGTTTCCCGGCCTGAAGGACAGATGGCGTTCAACTACAATCCAACTACACAGTCAATGTCGGGGACTTCGACGGGGAGAAACTCCCCAAGCGACCTAGCTGGTCCGGGGACATCGAAGACGCCATTCggctcatcttcctccattgGTGCGTCGCGACTGGGAGCTGGCTCCCCTTCCCATGACTTGGGAACACGCCTGTATCCGAAGCG TGCCCGCGAAATCCAGGCGCAAGAAGGCCTCCCTGCCAGTATTTGGGGTCCCCCAACCAGTGGCCACTCAACACCACTGCGTGAAAACATTCCCGAGTCACCGAGTCAAGACAGCTTCCCCGATCTCATGCCATCCACGAATGGCTCAATGACTGCGTCTGGTCGGAGAGCTCGAGCGGGGACCGTGCCATCCAGATTTCCCCCTATGGGCACCTTGAATGAGGTGGAAACTCAGCAGCCATTCATATCACAAACCTCTCGCCCGACTCCCTCTACTAGTCCGTTCCGACCGCCGGGTGTGACGGGTATGGACCCGGGCGCCGGCATCGCGGCCTCGAGTGCGGCCTCGAACCCAACGATGCTTTCGCGTCTTCGCGCTGGTTCCATGCCCCAGCGAAACAGCCTTCTTGGTGCAGGTGGTCCTTTTGGCTCATCCGTTTTCTCCTCGGGGTGGCCATCATCTGGTCGCGACAGAGCGACCACACTCACAAGCATTCGTTCGTCAGAGGGCCCCGCTTCGCCAAGTCAATCCTCGTTTTCTCAAGATACTGCGGACGTGAGAACTTTGGATTACCTGGGACTTGCTGAGACTCCTCAGCAGCCCCGGGCTAGCCTTTCGCGGCCTTCGGTGGAGCAGTTGATtcatcagcagcagcaacagcagcaagcGTCAGCTCTGCCACCTCTTCTCGCTGAACTGGCAATGATGAAGAGCAACAACCGATTCCGCTCATACTCGGTGAATGCGAAGGAAAAGTatgctgatgatgaggatATGGAATACGAAAGCCGATACTCCGGAGTTCCTTCCGGAACATTGACTCCCAACGCCGCCACTGCAGCCGCTCAGCTTGCTGCTACTCAGGCCCAGATCCATCAACACAACTTGGCTGTGCAGGCTTTCGCCAGTCACGCCTCCGTCAACCGCCCCCGAGCACGAACTGCAGGTATTCTTGAGGCTCCACCTCAACGATCATCGATTCGCAACTACCTTGCCACGCCGTCTCGTTTGGAGAACAGCTTCACACCCTCTGATTTACACATTTCCGAGAGCGGCGAATATGATGATTTGGCGGAGGCTGTTCAACTTATGCACCTAGGGACAGCCGGTGGTCAGACAGTCGGCGTTCGGGCAATCGGGGAGACAGGAGATGAGAATAACCAGGATGGACCAACCCGGGCTCTGTGGATTGGCAGCATTCCGGTCTCAACCACAGTCACCTCACTCGATGCTATCTTCGGAATGTACGGGAAGATCGAATCTACCCGTGTACTGACGCACAAGAACTGTGGCTTCGTCAATTTTGAACGCATTGAAAGCGCTGTGCAGGCCAAGTCGCTCTTGAATGGCAAGGAGATCTTCCCCGGCGCGGGTCCGGTTCGCATTGGCTACGCCAAGGTGCCCGGCACCTCTGCGACTGGCACTCCTGGCGCCAATGGCATTCAGTCCTCACCCACTCCGGATCCGAACTTCAAGTCGGCCATGGCTCCGGAAGCTCTAGACCAAAGCAGTAAATTTGGCGCTGTCCCTAAAATTCCCGCTTTAATCGACTTGCTACCCGAAATGATTCAAATTGTGCAGGAGTTTGGCGccagtgaagaagatgctAGCAACATTACGAACACTATTCAAAGTGCTATCAGCTTCGAGGCCTTTGAGGATGAGATCCCTGCGGTCGCAGAGCCCAGCCAGGCCCGTATGTTCGACGCGCCACGGTTGCGTGACATTCGCAAGCGTATCGACAACGGTGCCTGCTCGATccaggagattgaagaaactGCCACTTCTATGCTCCCTGAAGTCGCTGAGCTTTCGTCAGACTACCTTGGAAACACTGTGGTCCAGAAGTTGTTCGAATTCTGTTCCGAAGGTACTAAGGAGGAGATGCTCGCTCGGATTGCTCCTCACCTTGCCGAGATTGGTGTGCACAAGAACGGAACTTGGGCCGCGCAGAAAATCATCGATGTCGCCAAGAGCCCGACTCAGATGAACATGATCGTCGAGGCTCTGCGCCCCTACACCGtgcccctcttcctcgaccaGTATGGAAATTATGTGTTGCAGTGCTGCCTGCGATTTGGTGCCCCCTATAATGACTTCATTTTCGAGACCATGTTGAGTCGTATGTGGGAGGTTGCCCAGGGCCGATTCGGTGCGCGCGCCATGCGGGCTTGCTTGGAGAGCCACCACGCAACCAAGGATCAACAGCGAGCCCTCGCAGCTGCCATTGCCCTTCACAGCGTTCAGCTTGCCACCAACGCCAACGGGGCCCTACTCCTCACCTGGTTTTTGGATACTTGCACATTCCCTCACCGGCGGACCGTCCTCGCTCCTCGACTTGTGCCTCATCTGGTCCATCTGTGCACCCACAAGGTTGCATACCTTACTGTCCTCAAGGTCATCAATCAGCGAAATGAGCCCGACGCTAGAGACATTGTGCTCAAGGCACTCTTCTTCAGCCCGGGCGATGAggtgttggagaagattctcAGTGATCAATCATCGGGAGCCACCTTGATATTCAAGGTCCTTACTACTCCTTTCTTTGACGAGAAGATGCGAGCAGAAGTTGTGAAGAATGTGGCAAAGGTTCTCACCAAACTGAAGGCTTCTCCTAGCCAAGGATATAAGCGTTTGATGGATGAAGTTGGCTTGTCATCTCGCGGGAGTGGCCGGGAGCACCACCACGCCCGCGAGGCTCATGGCGTCAGTCACCCTTCGCCCCCAGAGAAAGCGCAACACCGCCAGCCTCCGCGCCATGTTAATCCTAACTTCCCCGTCCAGCCGTCGACGGACCGTCAATTTGGGAGTCCCTTTGGCCCGAATATCATTGGTCAAGCACCGGACTCTCGTCCCATGACTGCTGATCAAAGCAACATTCCCCTTGACGCTTACGGCGCGAACGGTCTCAATGGCTTTGCGGGCCCTCTGAATGGACTCGGGGGCATGAACGGTTTCGACCCTAACGTTCCTTTGACTCAACAACAGCTCCAGTACCAGGCATATTTGGCTGCTCAAGGCCGTGGCGTGTCCCCTGCCGCTATGTACCCGAACGTGCCTTCTTCCAACTTCGGCTACCCAACCGCCTCTCCATCCGTTGAGAATCTGCGCTCTCTGCAGAACCAGCAACTTCCACCGTTGTCCGTGGTTCCCAGCGCCATGAACTCCACCAGCATGATGAGCCAGTCGAGCTATTCCCCTCAGCAGTACAGCCCCGTAGTCAACCCGGGCCAGATGTATCAATATCCTCCCCAGTACTACGCCCAGTCTCAGCCGGTGCCAGGCCAGAGCAATGGAAGCCGACGTGGACGA CGTTAA